Genomic DNA from Corynebacterium kroppenstedtii:
GACCTGGTAAAAGCCCCCACACTGGGACGGGGGACTAGTACGAGGATGGGCCCCGGGCGAGTACGACTGCCACTTTCTTTCGTATTTTCCGACGAAAAGCCAGTGATGTTTTTACCATGAGGGAAACCACCCGTAAGGGAAACCACCAATGAAACGCTGACCACAGCGGCTAAGAGCAAAAGAGGGGACAACATACTCATGGCAGATCAGAAGAACAACGATAAGGCATCGGACTCGGTCGACATTTCAGCGTTGCGTGTAGGTGTCGTCGGTGCTGGTCAAATGGGGTCAGGCATTATCGAGGTTGCTGCCCGTCATGGTTCCGACGTCGTAGCGTGGGAAGCTACCCAGGAGTTCGCCGCCAAAGGCCTCGAGAGGATCACCAAGTCCCTCGAGCGCGGTGTATCACGAGGCAAGCTGTCTGAGAAGGAGAAGGATGCCGCGCTCGGGCGTATCCGCATCACTACTGACTTGGAAGAATTTGCGGACCGCCAGTTAGTCTGTGAAGCGATTGTTGAAAATCCCGAGGTCAAAGCCGATATTTTTGGGAAGCTCGACAAGATTGTTTCGGATCCCGATGCGCCTTTGTGTTCTAACACCTCGTCGCTGCCGATTCAGCAGATTGCGTCGGCAACGTCGAACCCAGGTCGCGTGATGGGGCTGCACTTCTTTAACCCCGTTCCGGTTCTTCCGTTAGTTGAGC
This window encodes:
- a CDS encoding 3-hydroxybutyryl-CoA dehydrogenase, with protein sequence MADQKNNDKASDSVDISALRVGVVGAGQMGSGIIEVAARHGSDVVAWEATQEFAAKGLERITKSLERGVSRGKLSEKEKDAALGRIRITTDLEEFADRQLVCEAIVENPEVKADIFGKLDKIVSDPDAPLCSNTSSLPIQQIASATSNPGRVMGLHFFNPVPVLPLVEHVRTLDTTDAVADRAEKWASEVLKKTVIKAKDRSGFIVNFLLVPYLLSAIRMLENGVATKEDIDAGMRNGAAHPMGPIALSDMVGLDTVASIADVMVDEYGDPAYACPPLLRRMVQAGRLGKKTGRGFYTYDEKGKPIR